A portion of the Algimonas porphyrae genome contains these proteins:
- a CDS encoding DEAD/DEAH box helicase — translation MRKPHIDEAKIKRGIGQRLSLRTPQEESLDILADVLGLMDFGQPTDVKALLAEIAAKYSSVESFERQFPSLCFALATGVGKTRLMGAMITYLFQTGRSRNFFVLAPNTTIYEKLIDDFSVQSSPKYVFRGIREFAQKPPVIVTGDTWEQGRGVRGSDLFDDTIINIFNVDKINKDAGRIKGFKETIGNSYFDYLAGLDDLVMFMDEAHRYRAKAATKAIFELSPKLGIELTATPKTVGAKPKDFKNVIYFYGLGNAMADGYVKEPAVLTRADFRKDGLDQDQLEQIMLEDGVHYHNHVDAELDLYARQTGRKRVHPFMLVVAQNTEHAAAIRAKIESDSFFNGAFIGRVAEVHSKLKGDESNEAMDRLVGLETTNDTDIVIHVNKLKEGWDVTNLYTIVPLRASASEILTEQTLGRGLRLPYGERTGNPDVDRLTVIAHDKFQDIVDRAKADDSVVKLKTLTIGEGGDISDDVKVIVESVPAHIAAMTGAATVESQIGLEVNDAQSQSEVTYNTPIEQETAKDIIHVLNTMGREVSGANELTTADRQKEIVRRVSVIQERQQGTLEGIIETPDLEKMVAQVTKVFTENLIEIPDIVVLPSNEVNFWFEDFDLDTSNQSRFQPISERLIIQQLRDEIRTELARTLNAPKEERVENYIVKHLMDYPDIDYDSQAELLYKLAGQSVAFIQSYAEGDEAIESIALSHGRQLAEFIYRQMKKHYRQTPAEYIPKVTRSYRAFTGRQFSFSPTKQLFLNQAAKPLSATKNFVFKGGNKSPDHFHKFDSDPERRFAVLIDSDFESDVLRWLKPAPKQFRIEYDTNKPYEPDFVVETTHMKLVVEVKADRDMQDPVVLEKKRAAETWVTHANQFETGGKTWKYLLVSESDINASATLKGIVAKCG, via the coding sequence ATGCGTAAGCCTCACATTGACGAAGCCAAGATCAAGCGCGGTATCGGCCAACGTTTATCTCTCCGCACACCGCAGGAAGAGTCCCTTGATATCCTAGCCGATGTGTTAGGTTTGATGGATTTTGGCCAACCTACGGATGTCAAAGCTCTGCTGGCTGAGATTGCCGCGAAATACTCCAGTGTCGAGAGCTTTGAGCGTCAGTTTCCATCGCTTTGCTTTGCGCTTGCCACAGGTGTCGGTAAAACGCGCTTGATGGGTGCGATGATCACCTATCTTTTCCAGACGGGACGGTCGCGAAACTTCTTCGTACTCGCGCCTAATACGACCATCTACGAGAAGCTCATCGACGACTTTTCAGTGCAGTCGTCGCCGAAATATGTGTTTCGCGGTATTCGGGAATTTGCGCAAAAGCCTCCAGTCATTGTAACGGGTGACACGTGGGAGCAAGGCCGTGGTGTGCGCGGAAGTGACCTCTTCGACGATACGATCATCAACATCTTCAACGTCGATAAGATCAACAAGGATGCTGGACGGATTAAGGGGTTCAAGGAGACGATTGGCAACTCCTACTTCGACTATCTGGCAGGTCTGGACGACCTCGTCATGTTTATGGACGAAGCCCATCGTTACCGCGCCAAGGCCGCGACAAAGGCGATCTTCGAACTATCGCCCAAACTTGGGATTGAGTTGACGGCCACGCCGAAGACAGTTGGCGCAAAGCCCAAGGACTTCAAGAACGTCATCTATTTCTATGGCCTCGGCAACGCGATGGCCGATGGCTATGTGAAAGAGCCTGCCGTTTTAACCCGCGCCGACTTCCGCAAAGACGGTCTCGACCAGGACCAGCTTGAGCAGATCATGCTGGAAGATGGTGTCCACTATCACAACCACGTCGATGCAGAGCTTGATCTCTATGCCAGACAGACAGGCCGCAAGCGCGTCCACCCCTTTATGTTGGTTGTCGCGCAAAACACGGAACACGCCGCTGCAATTAGGGCCAAGATCGAAAGCGACTCCTTCTTCAACGGTGCATTCATCGGTCGTGTGGCCGAGGTGCATTCAAAGCTGAAAGGTGATGAGAGCAATGAAGCGATGGACCGATTGGTCGGTCTGGAAACGACGAATGACACGGACATCGTCATTCATGTGAACAAGCTCAAGGAGGGTTGGGACGTCACGAACCTTTACACAATCGTCCCGTTACGCGCTTCAGCTTCGGAAATTCTGACGGAACAGACCCTTGGACGAGGCCTACGATTGCCTTACGGCGAGAGGACAGGGAACCCGGACGTGGATCGTCTAACCGTTATCGCCCACGACAAATTCCAAGACATCGTAGACCGCGCCAAGGCTGACGATTCTGTCGTAAAACTCAAGACACTGACGATTGGGGAAGGTGGCGACATTTCCGACGACGTGAAAGTGATCGTCGAGTCTGTACCTGCTCATATCGCCGCGATGACCGGCGCGGCTACGGTCGAATCTCAGATAGGGCTGGAAGTCAATGATGCCCAAAGTCAGTCCGAAGTTACATACAACACACCGATAGAACAGGAGACCGCAAAGGATATCATCCACGTACTGAACACAATGGGCCGCGAAGTCTCAGGCGCGAACGAGCTAACAACTGCGGACAGACAGAAGGAAATTGTCAGGCGCGTTTCAGTGATCCAAGAGCGACAGCAAGGCACTCTCGAAGGTATCATTGAGACACCGGACCTAGAAAAAATGGTCGCTCAGGTCACAAAGGTCTTCACTGAAAATCTCATTGAAATCCCAGATATCGTGGTTTTGCCGAGTAACGAGGTGAACTTCTGGTTTGAAGATTTCGACCTAGATACAAGCAATCAGTCCCGATTCCAGCCAATTTCAGAGCGGTTAATCATCCAGCAGTTGAGGGATGAAATTCGAACGGAACTCGCTAGGACACTTAATGCGCCGAAAGAAGAGCGCGTCGAAAACTACATCGTCAAACATCTGATGGACTACCCTGATATTGATTACGACAGCCAAGCTGAGCTCCTTTATAAGCTCGCGGGTCAGTCTGTCGCTTTCATTCAAAGCTACGCGGAGGGCGATGAGGCCATTGAGAGTATCGCACTGTCTCACGGCCGTCAGCTTGCCGAATTTATCTATAGGCAGATGAAAAAGCACTATCGGCAAACCCCCGCAGAATACATCCCGAAGGTCACGCGGTCCTATCGTGCTTTCACAGGCCGACAGTTCTCATTCTCACCGACTAAGCAGCTATTTCTCAATCAAGCGGCCAAGCCTTTGTCGGCTACGAAGAACTTCGTTTTTAAGGGTGGGAACAAGTCTCCAGACCACTTCCATAAATTCGATTCTGATCCCGAGCGTCGCTTTGCAGTCCTCATCGACAGCGATTTCGAAAGCGACGTGCTCAGGTGGCTAAAGCCAGCGCCGAAGCAATTCAGGATCGAATATGATACGAACAAACCATATGAGCCGGACTTCGTCGTTGAGACAACTCACATGAAACTTGTTGTCGAAGTAAAGGCTGATCGCGATATGCAAGACCCTGTTGTCCTCGAAAAGAAGCGGGCCGCTGAGACGTGGGTAACCCATGCAAACCAGTTTGAGACCGGCGGAAAGACTTGGAAATACTTGCTGGTTTCGGAGAGTGATATCAACGCCAGCGCGACCCTTAAAGGGATTGTTGCGAAGTGCGGTTGA
- a CDS encoding SNF2-related protein, with amino-acid sequence MTIGYQPLHGYFNAHHLTLEGTDEGAFTRSLSSARVEMNPHQVNAALFALSSPLSKGVLLADEVGLGKTIEAGLVISQRWAEMKRRIILIVPASLRKQWEQELFEKFSLRSTILELATYKKMVSSGKRRPFEDAGNIVICSYAFAAGKADELRSVNWDLVVFDEAHKLRNVYKKGVSKRAKELKAALQDSFKILLTATPLHNSLLELYGIVSIIDEEHFGGINAFKAQYVGASANPANMEILRERLNPVCHRTLRRQVQEAGQINFKRRHAVTFSFDPTDAEWELYTRLSDFLQRTDTVSYGEHANQLVVLQIRKILGSSTFAISKYLETLLARLHRHQAASVDMTDDLDDFSVVVEEDIDDSWDDEEPSDEVDPEKVAAEIVEVKAMLDLARSIGSNAKGDKLVSQLPSAFEQIVEKGGQRKAVIFTESVRTQKYLKELLSERGYRGQVVILNGSNSDPDSRAIYKAWKEKHEGTDKISGSRTADMKAALVEAFKQDDKTIFISTESGAEGINLQFCSLLINFDLPWNPQRVEQRIGRCHRYGQKIDVTVVNMLNLKNKTEERIYELLSEKFHLFDGVFGASDEVLGSIQSGVAFEKEVLKIVQKSRTDEEAEAEFKKLEAELQDKIDADIEAARKSVLEQMDGEVISKLHSREKKLTDALDDFARRLMITARAEFPEAHFPSDALARFVREGQTHTTEWPVADDNDWQFFRISDGLGEQTVKSAMERDYLTQVHQMTFHPDRYPFTGKVGALDDLKGQSGWLKVSKAKMPTPKAGREELLFSCYNDAGERIDSDIAKKLMVVPASPMELCQRELDPLTLDRLENEAFNGFSKRVKEENYGWVLEEETRLDRYADDIQIEIDAKIKELEALIKERSREKRDPMLSMEEKIGISREVKKLQGDRDKLVLTMHEQVAKVRQDVSDKLDDFMESLSQEPVLDPLFILRWSVA; translated from the coding sequence ATGACAATCGGCTATCAACCGCTTCACGGCTATTTCAATGCTCACCACCTGACACTTGAAGGGACGGACGAAGGGGCATTCACCCGTTCACTTTCATCCGCCCGTGTTGAGATGAATCCTCACCAAGTAAATGCGGCGTTGTTTGCTCTTAGCTCGCCGCTTTCAAAAGGTGTGCTCCTCGCGGACGAGGTCGGGCTTGGTAAGACAATCGAAGCTGGGTTGGTCATCTCTCAACGCTGGGCCGAGATGAAGCGGCGTATAATTCTGATCGTGCCTGCTTCGCTTCGAAAACAGTGGGAGCAAGAGCTGTTTGAAAAGTTCTCTCTAAGAAGCACGATCTTAGAGTTGGCGACTTACAAGAAGATGGTTTCTTCCGGCAAGCGAAGGCCGTTTGAGGACGCAGGCAACATCGTCATCTGCTCCTATGCATTCGCCGCAGGAAAAGCGGACGAGCTTCGTTCGGTAAATTGGGATCTCGTGGTGTTCGATGAGGCTCATAAATTGAGGAACGTTTACAAGAAGGGTGTGTCGAAACGAGCGAAAGAGCTGAAAGCGGCTCTGCAGGACTCCTTCAAGATTTTGCTCACAGCAACGCCGCTACATAACTCGCTATTGGAGCTCTACGGCATCGTCTCGATAATTGATGAAGAGCACTTTGGCGGCATCAATGCCTTTAAGGCACAGTATGTCGGCGCGTCGGCGAACCCGGCAAACATGGAGATACTCCGTGAGCGCCTCAATCCAGTATGTCACAGAACGCTGCGGCGACAGGTTCAAGAGGCGGGGCAGATCAACTTCAAGCGTCGGCACGCTGTAACATTCAGCTTTGACCCTACCGATGCAGAGTGGGAGCTTTACACAAGGCTTTCAGATTTCCTGCAACGAACTGACACGGTCTCGTATGGAGAGCATGCGAACCAACTCGTAGTTCTGCAAATCAGGAAGATACTGGGTTCATCGACATTCGCGATATCGAAGTACTTGGAAACACTTCTTGCTAGACTTCACCGCCATCAAGCCGCGTCTGTCGATATGACGGACGATCTCGATGACTTCTCCGTAGTCGTTGAAGAAGATATCGATGACTCATGGGATGATGAAGAACCTAGCGATGAAGTCGATCCCGAAAAAGTGGCGGCTGAGATTGTCGAAGTCAAAGCCATGCTGGACCTGGCTAGGTCCATTGGCAGTAATGCGAAAGGGGACAAGCTGGTCTCTCAATTGCCAAGCGCCTTCGAACAAATCGTCGAAAAAGGCGGGCAGCGAAAAGCAGTCATTTTTACAGAGAGTGTCAGAACACAAAAGTATCTCAAAGAGCTACTAAGCGAGCGTGGCTATCGCGGTCAGGTTGTCATACTCAATGGTTCCAACTCCGACCCTGACAGCCGGGCAATCTACAAAGCCTGGAAAGAGAAGCACGAAGGTACGGACAAAATTTCTGGCTCTAGAACCGCCGACATGAAAGCGGCTCTGGTAGAAGCCTTCAAGCAAGACGACAAGACCATCTTCATATCGACAGAGAGTGGAGCCGAAGGGATCAACCTGCAATTCTGTTCGTTGCTGATCAATTTCGATTTGCCCTGGAATCCTCAACGGGTTGAGCAGCGCATTGGGCGGTGTCATCGCTACGGTCAAAAAATCGATGTGACAGTCGTAAATATGCTGAACTTGAAGAACAAGACAGAAGAACGAATCTACGAGCTTCTCAGTGAAAAGTTTCATCTTTTTGACGGTGTATTCGGCGCAAGTGACGAGGTTCTTGGCTCTATCCAAAGCGGCGTTGCCTTCGAAAAAGAGGTGCTGAAGATTGTCCAGAAAAGCCGGACCGACGAAGAAGCCGAAGCGGAGTTCAAAAAATTAGAAGCTGAGTTGCAAGACAAAATCGATGCCGACATCGAAGCCGCGAGAAAGAGCGTCTTGGAGCAGATGGACGGTGAGGTAATCTCCAAGCTGCATAGCCGAGAGAAAAAGCTGACGGATGCGCTCGATGATTTTGCGAGGCGTCTGATGATCACCGCAAGAGCAGAATTCCCAGAAGCCCATTTTCCCTCGGATGCGCTCGCCCGTTTTGTACGGGAGGGGCAGACGCACACAACTGAGTGGCCTGTCGCCGATGACAATGACTGGCAATTTTTCCGAATATCGGACGGCTTGGGCGAGCAGACCGTTAAGTCTGCGATGGAGCGAGACTACCTAACTCAGGTCCATCAGATGACATTCCATCCTGACCGATACCCTTTCACTGGAAAGGTTGGCGCTTTGGACGATCTCAAAGGCCAATCAGGTTGGTTGAAGGTCTCGAAGGCAAAGATGCCGACACCTAAAGCAGGGCGAGAAGAGCTTCTATTCTCGTGCTACAATGATGCGGGCGAGAGGATTGACTCTGATATCGCGAAGAAGCTGATGGTTGTACCGGCGTCACCCATGGAGCTTTGTCAGAGAGAGCTTGATCCGCTGACGTTGGATCGACTGGAGAACGAAGCGTTCAACGGATTTTCGAAGCGAGTGAAGGAAGAAAATTACGGTTGGGTACTGGAAGAGGAAACGCGCCTCGACCGATATGCCGACGATATTCAAATCGAAATCGATGCCAAGATCAAAGAGCTGGAAGCGTTGATCAAGGAAAGGAGCCGCGAGAAGCGTGACCCCATGCTGTCTATGGAGGAGAAAATCGGCATCAGCAGAGAAGTAAAGAAATTGCAGGGCGACCGGGACAAGCTCGTCCTCACGATGCACGAGCAGGTCGCCAAGGTCCGGCAAGATGTCAGCGATAAGCTAGACGATTTTATGGAGAGCTTGAGCCAGGAACCCGTACTCGATCCTCTTTTCATTCTGCGTTGGTCCGTCGCCTGA
- a CDS encoding Fic family protein yields the protein MDYTRLDIRLGQDLVKLVAGVDEFKGRWDALKTLAPDRLQSLRKVATIESIGSSTRIEGAKLTDAQVETLLTNLKTQSFQTRDEQEVAGYAEAMDLVFQAWDDMAVTENHIRQLHKTLLRHSTKDERHRGGYKTLDNHVVAFGPDGEELGVVFATASPFDTPREMEALVAWTQKAIREEALHPLLIIAVFIVQFLAIHPFQDGNGRLSRVLTTLMLLRAGYAYVPYASLESVVEENKGQYYNALRRTQKTLAEEPDWEPWIGFFLRALKKQASVLAARVADEDMREKSQQRLHPLSQQILELFHDANRLTLSQVVKLTNANRNTVKVRMRELVASGHISQHGKARATWYELERART from the coding sequence ATGGATTATACCCGATTGGATATCCGTTTAGGCCAAGACCTCGTCAAACTCGTCGCCGGAGTGGACGAGTTCAAAGGGCGTTGGGACGCCCTGAAAACGCTCGCGCCGGACCGCCTGCAAAGCCTGCGCAAAGTCGCGACGATTGAGAGCATCGGATCATCCACCCGGATCGAGGGCGCGAAGCTCACAGACGCGCAGGTCGAGACGCTACTCACGAACCTCAAAACGCAGAGCTTCCAAACCCGCGACGAACAGGAAGTCGCAGGCTATGCCGAGGCGATGGATTTGGTGTTCCAAGCGTGGGACGACATGGCCGTCACCGAGAACCACATCCGGCAGCTTCACAAGACGCTCTTGCGCCACAGCACGAAAGACGAGCGGCATAGGGGCGGTTACAAGACGCTCGACAATCATGTCGTGGCCTTTGGCCCGGACGGCGAAGAGCTCGGCGTTGTATTCGCGACGGCCTCGCCTTTCGACACACCGCGCGAGATGGAAGCGCTTGTCGCCTGGACGCAAAAAGCCATCCGCGAGGAAGCGCTTCACCCGCTCCTCATCATCGCCGTCTTCATCGTACAGTTTCTGGCGATCCACCCCTTCCAAGATGGCAACGGTCGCCTGTCCCGCGTCCTGACGACATTGATGCTGTTGCGGGCGGGTTACGCTTACGTCCCATACGCTTCACTTGAGAGCGTCGTGGAGGAGAACAAGGGGCAGTACTACAACGCACTCCGACGGACACAGAAGACGCTTGCAGAAGAGCCGGATTGGGAACCGTGGATCGGGTTTTTCCTGCGGGCTTTGAAGAAGCAAGCGAGCGTACTAGCGGCGCGTGTTGCTGATGAAGATATGCGGGAAAAATCTCAGCAAAGACTTCATCCGTTGTCGCAACAGATTTTAGAGTTGTTTCATGATGCAAATCGACTGACACTCTCTCAAGTTGTTAAACTTACAAATGCGAATCGAAATACCGTGAAGGTCAGAATGCGAGAGTTGGTCGCATCGGGTCATATATCACAACATGGGAAAGCTCGCGCAACGTGGTATGAGTTGGAGAGGGCTAGGACCTGA
- a CDS encoding site-specific DNA-methyltransferase, with product MAKKQKLELTWVGKDERPKLEPRILIEDPEKSYHAKVRYGKDDIFDNILIKGDNLLALKALEQEYAGKVKCVFIDPPYNTGSAFPQYEDGLEHSIWLSLMKGRIELLRRLMADDGSLWISIDDHEGHYLKVICDEIFGRENFVSNVIWKSTDNSNNDAKQFSTDHNSILVYSKCPGWISNKTRGDNSKYPHFKNPDDDPRGPWFDGNPLGSPAKRANLIYDLKAPNGETVSPPKNGWRWGKDTMAEKLASGEIYFSEDGKRIRRRTYLWEQRGLPPSSLWIDLDETGHNRQAKFEQKKLFPNSSKEEWFATPKPEKLLNRIYEVATKPGDLVLNSFAGSGTSGAVAHKLGLRWIMVEVGDHAESHILPRIQKVIDGEDSGGITKDVNWQGGGGFRYYTLAPSLLETDKFGNWVISKNYNPAMLSEAMCKHMGFTYAPSQDADEYWKHGYSTESDFIYVTTQNLTHDACKKLADEVGKDWSLLICCKAYSANAESFDNLTLVKIPTAILAKCEWGQDDYSLNVENLPMADALDEDDDLPLFAEGNDNA from the coding sequence ATGGCGAAAAAGCAGAAATTGGAACTGACTTGGGTAGGCAAGGACGAGCGGCCTAAGCTAGAGCCTCGAATTCTGATCGAGGACCCGGAAAAGTCGTATCATGCCAAGGTACGTTACGGCAAAGATGATATCTTTGATAATATACTAATTAAAGGCGACAATCTCCTCGCGCTGAAAGCACTCGAACAGGAGTACGCAGGTAAGGTAAAGTGTGTATTTATTGATCCCCCATATAATACCGGCTCTGCGTTTCCGCAGTATGAAGATGGTCTTGAGCACTCAATCTGGCTGTCGCTAATGAAGGGCAGGATTGAGCTTCTTAGGCGACTTATGGCGGATGATGGGAGTCTATGGATTTCGATAGATGATCATGAAGGGCACTATTTGAAAGTGATTTGCGACGAAATCTTCGGAAGGGAGAACTTTGTTTCAAACGTTATCTGGAAATCGACTGATAATAGCAACAACGATGCAAAGCAATTCTCCACAGACCATAATTCAATTCTAGTTTACTCCAAATGTCCTGGATGGATTTCGAATAAGACGAGGGGAGACAACTCAAAATACCCGCATTTCAAAAACCCAGATGATGATCCCCGTGGTCCTTGGTTTGATGGAAACCCATTGGGTTCGCCTGCTAAGAGAGCGAACCTCATCTACGACCTTAAAGCGCCAAACGGTGAAACTGTTTCGCCACCAAAAAATGGATGGCGATGGGGAAAAGATACTATGGCAGAAAAATTGGCGTCGGGAGAAATCTATTTCAGCGAAGATGGGAAGAGAATTAGACGCCGAACATATCTTTGGGAACAGAGGGGTCTGCCGCCATCAAGTTTATGGATTGATCTTGATGAAACCGGACACAATCGACAAGCAAAGTTTGAACAAAAGAAACTGTTTCCAAATTCCTCGAAGGAGGAGTGGTTTGCAACACCGAAACCCGAGAAGCTTCTTAATCGAATATATGAGGTTGCAACGAAGCCTGGAGACTTGGTGTTAAACTCATTTGCAGGTTCTGGCACAAGCGGAGCCGTTGCTCACAAACTGGGCCTGCGGTGGATAATGGTTGAGGTTGGTGACCATGCAGAATCTCATATTCTTCCTCGAATCCAAAAGGTGATTGATGGAGAAGACTCTGGCGGGATAACTAAGGATGTAAACTGGCAAGGCGGCGGAGGCTTCCGATACTACACATTAGCGCCCTCACTCCTTGAAACCGACAAGTTCGGTAATTGGGTCATCTCGAAAAACTACAATCCCGCCATGCTATCCGAGGCCATGTGCAAGCATATGGGCTTTACCTATGCGCCGTCGCAGGATGCGGATGAATACTGGAAGCATGGCTATTCGACCGAAAGCGACTTCATCTATGTCACGACGCAGAATCTGACCCATGACGCCTGCAAGAAGCTCGCTGATGAGGTCGGCAAGGACTGGAGCCTACTGATTTGCTGTAAGGCTTACAGCGCGAATGCAGAGAGCTTCGATAATCTGACGCTGGTGAAAATCCCGACGGCTATCCTCGCAAAATGTGAGTGGGGGCAGGACGACTACTCGCTAAATGTCGAAAACCTCCCGATGGCCGATGCGCTGGATGAAGACGATGACCTGCCGCTCTTCGCGGAGGGCAATGACAATGCGTAA